In Candidatus Promineifilum breve, one genomic interval encodes:
- a CDS encoding TetR/AcrR family transcriptional regulator: MPYRSTDTTRRKKDAKRTAMMQAAVRVFAAKGYHAATVRDIVHEADVAVGTFYFYFPDKETLFGHLFEETAAFLLQAIEQALTSRTSLPAQLEAAIQAYINVAFYEPAVVQLLLVGGMGSVPSLAERRVEYREKLIRAWQRPLLVSLERREIEPQNARRTAEALVGAYDEIVFHLLASTQTEREAQQAVGEMVQFGLRAVGYLYQAE; the protein is encoded by the coding sequence ATGCCCTACCGCAGCACCGATACGACCCGCCGCAAAAAAGACGCCAAGCGCACGGCCATGATGCAGGCCGCCGTGCGCGTTTTCGCCGCCAAAGGTTACCACGCCGCCACCGTCCGCGACATCGTCCACGAGGCCGACGTCGCCGTCGGCACCTTCTATTTCTACTTCCCCGACAAGGAAACGCTGTTCGGCCACCTGTTCGAGGAGACGGCCGCCTTCCTGCTCCAGGCCATCGAGCAAGCCCTGACCAGCCGCACCAGCCTGCCCGCCCAATTGGAAGCGGCCATCCAGGCTTACATCAACGTCGCCTTCTACGAGCCGGCGGTGGTCCAGCTTTTGCTGGTGGGGGGCATGGGGTCGGTGCCGTCGCTGGCTGAGCGGCGCGTGGAGTACCGCGAGAAGCTCATTCGGGCCTGGCAACGGCCGCTGCTGGTCTCCCTGGAGCGCCGGGAGATCGAGCCACAGAACGCCCGTCGCACGGCCGAGGCGCTGGTGGGGGCCTACGACGAGATCGTCTTTCACCTCTTGGCCTCGACTCAGACCGAGCGCGAGGCGCAACAGGCCGTGGGCGAGATGGTGCAGTTTGGCCTGCGCGCCGTGGGCTACCTCTATCAAGCGGAATGA